From the genome of Fusarium fujikuroi IMI 58289 draft genome, chromosome FFUJ_chr06:
CCTGTCGACACCTGAGCTCAAATACACGGTCATTCTCGGGCGTTCCCCAAAAAAAGATTTCAGGGTCCTCCGAGAACGCACTAACCAACTACTTATTAACAAACATGGACCCGAAGTGGCCCGGGTCCAAAAAAACCGCGGATGAGGCGGAAAAACAAGACTCCATCATTCCATCATTAACGAGGCGAGGCTATCAGTGAGAGGCTGTCACAGTGGCCCAATTATAGTCGCCGCAGTGCAGCTAGACCAAAAGCAgaaaagaaacagaagaCGTTGACGAGTCAAGGTGGCTAAACTGTACAGAGTAAGTTCGATGATTAAGGTCTCCGAGCCGATGCTCTTTGCCTGTTTGGTTGCGTAAGTTCTGTTGCCTCTTGGTGTAGGACATCATCGATAATGTACAGTACTGTGTATGCCTAGGAATAATGGTTGATTATTGGTACAGAAAGGCTGAAATGGCTGCTTGTTGCCTGCAAAGGAGTCATATTTCTCTCCAGCTGCATACCAACCAACACTTTATGCTTACCTACAGAACCCCTCCCTCACACTTAGAATATGGACACCAATACCACCCACGCAAAAGCAATGAGGAAAAAAAAGTGTTGTCAGTCGGGGTCGGTCGTTTTTCACATTTGGGTCTTGCGGCTGGAGACATGAATTACAAGGATACTCCCAGATAGGTACCCATAGTTGCCTGACCCACCGATCTTTAGCGTGATCCACTTCTCGGCAGCCATGCACGCCAGTCTTGACCAATCGAGTTTGGCTGAAacgagaaaaaaaaagaaaaaaagttcAAGCTCTCGTGCTCTTTCCGCTGCGTCTgacgaaaaaaaaaaaaaaaaaaaaaaaagtaaagtgGCAGACCCAACACCAAGCGCCATTCTTTCCCGTCATCCTAAGGATAATCGCTCCTTCTTTTGTAAGTGAAGTCAGTCGATGGAGACAAGCATCTTGTCTCCGAACCTATCAGCTTACAAGAATTGAATCATGGAAAGGCCCCTTCTGAGCTAGCTCCCCGTTTCTAAGGTGTCTTCCCCAGCACCTGCAGTCCCTCTTCGCCCACCTTTGCCCCCCCATCTAATCCCCTTCCTCGTGGTTGCCATCGCTGCTCCCTTGCTCTTGCCTGCGTCCCGTCGTCTTTGCTCCTTCCTGCTCTGTCTGTGTCGTCAACATCCGTAGACCGCCTCCACCCTCGGCTTCAACTCTCCAGTCTAAATCTAAACCCACTCGTCTCAATAACAAACCAAACACTCCCACCCCCTTCGACTATCTATCTACCTCtcccctcctccttcatccatccatccatccatcttccataccttgccttgcctcgCTGCCTGTGCACATAAACTGCATCACCAGTCTGTCTGTTGCCGTGCCCTCGCTAGATCAATCAATACAGTAGACCCTTATAGATCTCTCGGATCTGTTTCAACTCTTGAGGttactactccgtacaatTGCTCAGCGAAGTTCTGGTGACCTTGACCTGTCTCCCAAGTTGACAGTCCATCATCTTGTAGACAGCTCTACTCTTGTCCAATATTGTCCCCCGTCTCGCTTCAACACAGTCGCCATGCCTTACAACACGCGCCGAAAGTCGCTTTCTTTACCCAGCCTTGGGATTCATGTCCCAATGACACATGCTGCtcgagctgctgctgctgctgctgcttccaaGAACGCTTCAAgatcgtcttcgtcttcatcaagtGCTGCTTCCTCCGCCTTGTCACCATCCTCGTCTGGCTCCGAGGCCCCCGAAGCGCATCCCAATAAGCGACAGAAGCGATCGCATTCCGACGACATTGCCATCGAGCAGACACCTCCTCCTTCACCTACACCAGGCTCAAGCCTCGACCTTGATACAAACCAGTCCGCCATTGACTTCGATACCATCAACGACGACATTGTCGAGGCAGTTATCGTTCAATTGCAATCAACTGGAAACCGTCCTCACCTCGTCAAGGAGCTCGCTACCGTTCTGGCACAACGTCTTACCTCTGTTCAACAGTAAGTTTAAGCCACCTGCTATCCCCCCCAACCCCTCAGCTCTCGTGCGCTAACATTTCAATCCCAGTTCTGCCAACCCTTGCGCAATCATCTCTTCAAGGCTGGCCTCATATGCTAAGCGACAATGCTGGAGTGACACAAAACCATGCCCTCTCgccaaggaacttgagaGCGTCCACCCTCGAAGGACCTATTATTTCCTCACCACCTGTCCTCGTCAGCCCATCCCCGAACCCAACTCAACAGTGTCTGCTCATGCCGCCCTCGAAACTCCTTCGGTGTCTCTGACGGATGATTCCGGCTCCGATGACGATGCTCGCCGGCGGGAACTCAGCCCATCGCCTGAGGTTGACCTTTCGGACCATGGATTTGAGGAaggtgacgatgatgttatCATGCCTCTCACACCCATCGgctctcttccctctcatCACCGTTACGTGCCAAACCGTCGCAACAGCCGTCACAACTCACCACCTCTGGAAAAAGATGAGCGGGAGTTTACACAAACGGCCGATTTCCTACAGAAACGCAAGTTCGCCGAGGATATCCCTGTTGCTGAGTCCGCGGATCGCACCACCCACACTTCAGAGTATGGGTACCGCGACGACTTCTGGTTCGGCGACCATCGCATCTTCACTTCAAATGCCCTCCTTACCAGCCCCGCAGTTAAGCCTAGCTCCATGTCAAACACGGCATCCAGTTTGCGAAAAGAGGACGATGGTGAGAGCTGGCTCAAGTTTAGCAAGCTCATGGAGTGGGACCGCGGCGCTGAGAGCATCGAaattgatgagcttgattgCTTACTTGATACGTGCTAAGCAATTGTGACTTCTCTGGGCAGGCGCAAGGAGAGACGATTTAGATGATTTGATTCCGTCAAGTCTGCGACGACGGATATACGACATACTTACATACTAATTGCATGGAGGGGCGCCTGTGGAAGTACCTGTATTTTTAGACAAGTTCGGTGTTTTGGTTTGATTGGGTTTGGACCGGGATTGGGATACCTGGAAAAGGGATCATAGCATCCCATGGTTTTGATCATTTGGCGTTACAAAGGATGCGGAAGCTGAGGTTCTAAAAATGCAATGCCGCTCATAGTGCTTCGACTTTTTGAATATTGTACATACGTGGTGCACCCTATATTCTACAACCCATCTCATTCCTTTCATATCAATCATTTGCGTTTGTGTGTGTTGAGTCGTCACGAGGTTTTGTCGTTGACCTTCAACTCAACCCATACCAATGTGCCCATTTGCATTATGTTCGGTCGCTCGACCTTGACGATTTCAAGGCCTGGTGTTTTGGCGACGGCGTCCTCGACTAAGCCCTCGATGTCACGATTCCACCAACATCCATACTTTTCGAAATGTTTGCCGGCATTCTTATCGAGAAGTCCATTGACAATACCGTACCAACCCTTGCCGTGTTCGAGCAGAATGATACGGCCTGACCCTGGTTTCACAACCTTGGCCAAATTGTTTACTACAGCAACGGGGTCTGACACTGAACATAAACCGAAGGTCTGTATAACTGTATCGTATTTCGTCGTCTTGGGAGTCGCGGGACCGGGAATTGGGTGGTGAGCGTCGGAATGAATTAATCGGAGCTGGGAATCAAGATACGAGAGTTGGCCTCCAGTGTGATCGGCCATGGTAGATGCGCGGACGATGGGAGCAGAGTTCTCCATGGGCGGAACAGTCTTGACGAGTCGCTTTCGAGCAACATCCATCATATCAACCGAAATATCGAGACCGGTAAACGATGCCACGCCCTTTGGTAGTTTGGCACCAGCCTTGCCCTCTGCACGCAGGGTCAATGGCTCCCAGTTGAAGTACTCCAAGTTCCGCCCTGTACCCATTGCTAACTCCAACACATGTCCGTTTGCACGCTCCGCTATGCGCTTTCGTAGCTTCGTGATACCCATCCACCACTCAGGAAGAGCCAGCTCCTTGTCGAACTGTTCTGCATTATCGCCATCGAGAGCCAGGGGCCGGCCGGTCGGTGTGGAATGTTCGCCGGTGCAACTGCATGGCGTCGCTTTGAACGATGCGGCAGCTGTGCCGAATATGTAGAAGCCAAGGGCACCGGCGAGAAGAGCTGCGCCAGTCAGAGGGAGCCATGTCGATGCCCAGAGATCGCGGAGGGTTTCTGCTTGTGCAGGGGTTGCCGAGGTCGACGAACGCGAGGGAGAGGTTGGAGACTGAGGCTTTCTGGCGTGCTGTGTCAGTATGATCGATCTGGCATCGCATGTATTAAGGAGTCGTTACGTTCTGTAAGTTTTTGAGATCTTGGGTGGAGGGCGAGACGTTGGTGTTTTGATATTGGGGCGTGGAGGCCGAGGGGTAGAGCTCGCGAAACGGCACTGGATGCGACAGGCTCTCGAGACGAGGCCTCGACTCGGAGAGATCATAATGACGAATTTTCCATGGAATTGGAGCGGTTCTTGGTGTCCTGAGGGGATCTGAATTGTCTGATTTTCATGTGGAAGCAGATGAAAAGACCTAAAGCTAAGACAAAGGTTTCGTGGAGCGGAGCGGATCCAAAAGGCTGGGCTAAGTTAGTGGGTCCGATCTCGCCAGGTGTACCTCGCTAGGTAGGcactcattcattcatcctATTGCGGAGTGTTAACGGTTCCGTGAAAGAGGACTTGCGACTTGCAACAACATTGTCTCGATACCTGAATATCAAGACAAGAGCTATAGAATCACAAATCACAGAACTTTTCTTTGATTCTCATTCGCCTCTCATATTACCCGCCCTGCAATtcaaaagaaaaagaaaaatggcGACGCCAAATGACCTCCAGGAACTTATACGTCTCTTCACGGCGCGTAAAATGTCCATGATGGCAGCAATGGGACAGGTAAAGGCCCTACAATCAAAGAATCTGCGAAGGTATATATGACTTGTGTAACCAACTGGTATCCTGATACTAACGCGTATGAAATAGTATAGCACAAATCGCAGATGCACCCTTGGCCACAGTCGAGGAAGCGCTCAGTGGCGATGCCAAGGCAGCAAAGAGTCTTCACACAGCATGTAAGAACCATGAGAAGAAATCAGGAACGAAGCGTGGGGCAGACGATGGGATGGCTCCCGCTGAAGTAAAGAAACCAAAACTGGAGACGCATAGACGTGATCTGGATTATGGCTCCATGTCTGGGGATGATCTCGAGGCTTCCCTCGAATTGCCatcggaggaggatgaagatattATTCGAAAGACCACTATTTTGACAAACAGAGCGCCCTTGTTTTTGGCCTTTGCCGTTGAGCTGTTGAGATACACTATGCCTGAACAGCCCCTGAGTAGCCGATTAAGTCTGGCGCAAGCAGTGGTGAGTGCGAACTCTCGAACAAAAGCCATCAGCATAGGTATCGAAAAGGCACCCCCAGGAGGCGAAGAGAAAGCCCCCGAAGGTCAGCCGAAGATCACTATCATGAATCGACCGATTCCAGTTTTGAAGAGAAGCGGCTACACTTGGTCAGGATCCTCTCAACCAGCATCATCCAACGCTTCGTCAGTTACCCTTCAAGGGAGTCAACCAAATCCAAGAGGCTGGACTGCAAGTCAGAAGTTGACATCAAGGGGCTCGGTATTTATAGCTCATGCTATACCTATAACATCACCGGCGACGCGTCCGGCAGTTTTCAAATCATTAATGGCTGAGAAACCGGAGCTGGAGACCGCAACTCACAATGCTTGGGCGATCCGGACTAGTTTTGGTAGTTCGCCCCTGAAGCAAGAAGCATCGTTTGACGATGGTGAGTCTGGTTGTGGAAGCTTCTTGCTGCAGCAACTACGCGATCTCGATATCAGCAATACGCTGGTTGTGCTTACAAGATGGTATGGCGGCATCATGCTTGGTCCGGATCGCTGGCGTCTCATGAAAGAATGTCTCAACGACGCCTTGTCGTCTCAAAAGCGTACATCTAGCTTGAATGGCGAGCCGGTTTGGGCTCTGAATCTCGAAGACAAGAGTCCTTCAACATCGACGGTTGGCATGCCCATACATCGACCAGAAGGTGCACGAAATTACATCCTTCGGGCTTTCGCACCAGCGGATGAGAGCGGAAAGAAGACCGTTACAGCAGCCAACgaggagaagcaagagaaTCTGGGCCGTGTGCTGGGTGCACTTCGCTTGTTATTTTCCAGTTGGGCTGGTATTCTGAGCCGCGATGAGTTGGATAAACGAGCTTGGACGTGGTATATGAATCTTCGACCTGACGTGGATGCTGGGCCCGCAGGTTGGGGAGCGAAGGGGACGCTGAATCTGGGAAGAATATTAGACctgaagagaaaggagaCTTCATGATGTACATCCAAGGTTGCCAGGACACGGTACCCTGAAAGTGAAATCAAGGGTGATTCGCAAGATCGATATTCCTGGGGCCACCTCGTTCAAGTTTCTGCTTTGATGGGTATTGAGGGCATCAAGTGAGTGTTGTTGCTATGCTCCATACTTCGGGTTGCTCTAGAGATGTAGCAAACTTCAAGTCTAGATATGCTGGGCACTTATGTTTGCGAGGTTGGGGAATCTCGTGTTCAGCATCTCATTGTATCAATCTCTCTCTGTACATCATCGCAGTCTAGTCCTTTTGGTATCACTTCTTGGCCGACATCTGTTTATGATGTCGACCGTAAGTTCACAACAACAGTAGCTGCTAGTTGACACAAGTAGGTATGCACCATGAACTACTGCGGTATATGGCATCGAAACACAGGCTCATATTCTATCATCTTACCACACGTAGATACATATCTTTCAACACCACTGAGATTCTAATGTATTGAATCTAAGACTAGACTTTCTCTTAACCTCTGGTATCGGACTGTTGTATACTGACGATGATCAAATCAACATAATCAACTAGTAAACAGTAATCTAGATTTCGTGCCTGCAGTGCCATTCAAACCCCCCATGCTTGAGGCGAAAGTTTTAATGCAGCAACTCAACGTATACATGGTGCAATCCAATTGGCTCAGCAACTGGACATGTGTATAAACACGGCGGGTTTAAGGTTGCATGAACTTAAGCATGCTTCCCGAATGTATAAGACTTACTCCAGAGTTACGAATTGTATCGTATACCTCGACCGTCGGTCATGACGGGAATGCTACTTCTTACGTCCCTGTTATCGCCAATCTCTGTTTGGATCAGCTATATAATCGCAATTCATTTCCTGGGCTTTATCAATTCGCTAAGGCGCAGTGGCAGAGTGGTCTAATGCGATAGACTAGAAATCTATTCTCCTCGGAGGCGTCTGTTCGAATCAGGCCTGCGTCGAGTTGACTTTTTTGGCTTCTCTTACGTCTGCTAGAGATGATATTGAAACAATTTCGTGTAGGGTTTTGTTTCAGTATATGCTTTTGCTGTTCAGCTGAAGACATACTTCTTTTGGGCAACCAAGTTAAGCTAGCTAGGTACTGAGCTGAGGTACTAATTGTTGCTGGGTGAATGTACAACATCTGAGACTTTCACTTTCACAAGTCTAGGTAAGAAGTGAATCAACTCGAGTCACGACTCGTgcaattaatatatctatgaCCTTGCGAAATTCCTCGCCGATCGGCTGGTATTTATTTAATGAAAAGTAAGTGAGAGTTGTGCTCCATGAGTAATATCTCCTCACTTATGGCCATTCCGAACAACGTCACTCTTTGAACACTCCCGAGACAGggacaaagaagagacaaagaGATTGGAACGCGACCAAGACGCGTATTTCATCAGTCACAGCCCCAAATCGCCCGCCTCCCCAGGACAACCACAAGAGGAAGGATATTGGATGTAATTGGGCTCGTGAATCACTCACCAATGGCTGATCAGAAGTCAAACTTGAGCGATCGAGCTAGTCCCAAGGGATGCGCTACTGGATGACTCCAGCTGCTATCGTGCTGTGGTTGTTACAGAGGGGGCGCCCTCTGAAGGTTCCTGGTTTTCAGTGACTTGACTTGTGAGGATCGGGCTGCCACTGCACTGAATGATACGTGAGTTACGGTGAGTATCTGTACCTAGGTTCCATGGATCCATGCATTGTTGACGCGCCAAACTACTAAACTAAACAAGTCCAGTCCCTTCTCGTCCAAAGTAAACACAAGGCAGtgtcatttcatttcatcctCGATCGCGAGagagatctcatcatctcaggGACTTTCAGGAACATTGTCCACAACGCCCGCCACAAACCCAAATCTCGGCaaatcagcatcaccaaaaTAATGGTGATCCTCACTACCAAGAATACGAATATTCGTTAATGCGCCATTCAAAAATCCCTTGCATTGCTGGCCTTGAATCCTTTGCTGTGCCTGTTCATTTCCAGGTGTTGGTTCACAGTTAGTTACCTTGAGTTTAACTGAGGTGGTAACTTAGGTAGTTCGTAGCTGGACCCTTTTTCTTCGTCTACTAACTACGTGCCCCGCCTTGCTCACGTCTCTCCTCCCCCCCACCATCGATCAGTAGAGCCTCTTTTTCAAAAGGTCACCGACGAGCAAGGAGACAAAGCACGGGAAGATAAGACATTTTCTCTGCTGTCGGAGCAACTCGAGTCTGGACTTGTTCCACGCATCTATCAATCTCGCAACGATCGCATAACGAAACGagacacacacacacacacacacccCGATCCTTGTCGTACCTTGCCTTACTCTGATCTGTCCCACCGCATCTCGAGCTTGAACCTTCAGCTAGCACCGTCAACGCCGCCGACGCAGTGTCTCTCGCTTAATTCTTCTAGAGGCGACTCGCGCGTTTCATCCTTTCTTCAATCCGACTTTCGATCTGCCTTTCCTTCTTCGCAAAACAGGCACAGGACATATCACCGACCATGGAGAACTACCAAAAGTTGGAAAAGATTGGTGAAGGTGCGTGTACAGACAGACAAGCCTTGTGATGCTTGCCCTGTAATCTTCACGCCACCGGCTTCGCCCTCCCGAAAACCCAACGCTGACACTTTACAGGTACCTACGGTGTCGTCTACAAAGCCCGGGACCTTGCCAATGGCGGTCGAATTGTCGCCCTGAAGAAGATCCGCctcgaagctgaagatgaaggcgtCCCCAGTACTGCGATCCGCGAAATCTCTCTCctgaaggagatgagagatCCCAACATTGTTCGACTGTTCAACATCGTCCATGCCGATGGGCACAAGCTGTACCTTGTCTTTGAGTTTCTCGATCTCGATCTCAAGAAGTACATGGAGTCTCTCCCCGTAAGCGATGGCGGTCGAGGCAAGGCCCTGCCCGAGGGTTCATCCCCTCACTTGCAGCATCTTGGCCTGGGCGACATGGTTGTTCGAAAGTTCATGTTCCAGCTTTGCGACGGCATCAAGTACTGTCACTCCCATCGTGTCCTCCACCGCGATCTCAAGCCCCAGAATCTCCTGATCGACAAGGAGGGTAACCTCAAGCTCGCGGATTTTGGTCTTGCCCGTGCCTTTGGCGTGCCTCTGCGCACCTACACTCACGAAGTCGTTACTCTTTGGTACCGAGCCCCTGAAATTCTCCTAGGAGGGCGTCAATACTCGACTGGTGTTGACATGTGGTCCGTTGGCTGTATCTTTGCCGAAATGTGTACAAGAAAGCCTCTCTTCCCCGGTGACTCTGAAATCgatgagatcttcaagatcttccGGTAAGTGTCAAGATTGTATGGAGCTTCGATTTTCCTCCCACTAACAATCAAATAGCATCCTCGGCACCCCGACTGAAGAGAACTGGCCTGGCGTAACTTCCTACCCTGACTTCAAGGCATCCTTCCCCAAGTGGCAGCGCGACTACAGCAAGGACCTCTGTAAGGACCTCGATTCCCATGGACTTGAATTACTCGAGATGCTGTTGGTGTATGACCCTGCTGGGCGTATTTCAGCAAAGGCTGCCTACAACCACCCCTACTTTGAGCCTCTCCTGGCACAAGAGCAAGCATCCGCTCAGACAAATGGCTACTATCACTAGATGGGATATGGAGCTCCATACcagatgatgcagatgcagatgcagaggaACTAGAATTCCACCGCCGAATGACGAGCGGGACCGGGGTATTCTTTCTTTCCGAGATGCTGTTGGCGCTTCTCCTAGGCCAAGGGGAAGATGTCATTGATATGGCAATATCAGCAATGCCTAAGCAAAATCGTGCAGTGATTGTCCACTTGGGCGACAAACAAACAGACATTGACTCGCCTGGCCTAGCTTGACCTCTTTTATTGACTGGCCACTCACGAGGCTCACTAGTAATGTTTTATAACGACCAACAACAAGCGTGGCTAACACGGCCGTTGGGTTGAAAGCCGTTGGAGGTCTGGCCAAATATGAGAAACGACGAACGGTATGCAGTTGACATGGCAGAGCAGGTGAAAAGCAACGGGTAAGCAACAGCCTGACTTTCAGGCGTTTGGAAGGCGAACGGAAAACATGATAAAATAGGTTCTCTTTCAGCAAGGGCGGCAGACTTCTTATTCGCAATGGTTTGCTTTTGGGATGTGCTTTGTAGACATATGGCTCAGCGCGCGGTTTGATATTCGGATATGGACACCAAAGCAGAATAATTGATAAACAACAACCATGACTGACCGCGTATGCCATCATGAGCAGTGCTGGGACCGTGCTGTGAGACCTTGTCGGATCATTTACGTGTTGGACACAGACTAGAAGACGAACAATGGTCATTTGGCCGTGAGACAAGAAATGGCGACAATGGTTGGAAGGATTTACAAAGGCCAGTTTGGTAACCCATCGTGACACAGCCCATTCCAATCCTCGGAAGAATTTGAGGATATTTACCGACGACTCGGGACGAACGGGGCCCGATATTAGCAGCCGGCCATTACGACAGACCACGACAACAATGGCATTGTATGTCTCTGGTTAATTTATTGGTCTGGATCATCTTGGCATTTTTGCACCGCCACGGAAGAAATGAAAGGGTCACAATCTTGATGAGATTCTGCGGGAGTCTATTCAATATAGAAGCATAACGTAGGATAACAGATAGACGCCCGTAGCTCGTCCGGCAAGTGGATTTAAAGAACCGCCGGTACTACGATATACAGTTCTATTCTGGTAGCTTCCttgtttatttatttctgcAGTATCATGTAAGCTCCATGGCATGTTTGGGTGATTAGCCGCCAGACAAGAATAGGTAGCGAGCAAGGGTATGTACATGTAGTGAAATGGGCGCTTGCAGTGTATGTAAGCGCCTAAACAGCGATGAAGGATAGATCTAATGTAGGAGTATCGTGTTTCAGCTGTAGTGAAGGATGTATCGAAAATTCATGAAACGGCTCCCGATAGTTGACCGGGCTATGTTGTATTCGTATACTGCCTAATTACCAATAATGCTATTTACGTTGGagttgtttttgttgttggcATCAGATTGCAAGGTATGGgaggcagccaagagaaCAGAGGCTCTGGAGCCAATACATTGAAGACCTTGGATTCGAGGGCCAAGGTAGTTAGTTAGTTCGTTAGTAAACTCATCAATAAAAACATCGTGGCTCTTGAGAAGCCTCTTTAAGCTATGTCATAATGCATCAAGCTCGAATCCCTACACTGCTGAGATACTAGGTCTGGCTTATGATACCTCTCACCCTATATTCAGGCGATCGTCAGCGGCAGTGCATTGTAGTAGCTGGACCAGGGGCCAAACGTTCAACAGCGGGAAGCGCCAATCCCGCGGGTTGAGCCGAGGCTCGAAAACTGGGGaccagaggcagaggcagaggcggAGGCAGCCCGGAACTCCGCTCCGTTCGAGATTCGCCCGGACCGACCGATCAACCGGGGCcgaggagggcgagggcgAGGAAAGCTTCGGACGCGACCACGGAAGAAGGATCTCAAAGAGGATGTACATTAACAAACAATTATGATTATGCTTGATTTGtctggtttggtttggtgtGGTTGGATTGATTGATCGGTTAAGCGTAGATCCAGCATCCAATGCATTGAATACGAGTTGGACCTTGTCTTCACCGCAATATGAGGAGTCATCTTGATGCCCCGATCACGGATAGATTCAAGGCAGTaacttttagtttattagcCTGGCCCTAGTCTATTTTCCCCGCATCGTCACGAGCAATAACTAGccatggtgttggtgttcaTGTTGGGCATGAGCATCAACTggagcatgagcatgatgagGGAGTGGAGGCTAGACAGACTACTAAGCTAGCCCAACCACGCGGACAGAGTGGCCCAGACCAGGTCATGAGATGGCATTGACCCCCTCAGTAGTCACTTTTACTAGGACAGACCTTGGTAATAGGGCATGAAGGAGCCGAGATAGTGGCTGGCCGATGCTTGAGAGTTTGTGGGTTTGTTGGGCCTTGAGATCAAATGAAGATGTCCGTCTTGAATGTCAGGTTTCCAAGGTAAGAAGGATGGATGGACATGGTAGTATGAGTGGA
Proteins encoded in this window:
- a CDS encoding probable CDC28-cyclin-dependent protein kinase: MENYQKLEKIGEGTYGVVYKARDLANGGRIVALKKIRLEAEDEGVPSTAIREISLLKEMRDPNIVRLFNIVHADGHKLYLVFEFLDLDLKKYMESLPVSDGGRGKALPEGSSPHLQHLGLGDMVVRKFMFQLCDGIKYCHSHRVLHRDLKPQNLLIDKEGNLKLADFGLARAFGVPLRTYTHEVVTLWYRAPEILLGGRQYSTGVDMWSVGCIFAEMCTRKPLFPGDSEIDEIFKIFRILGTPTEENWPGVTSYPDFKASFPKWQRDYSKDLCKDLDSHGLELLEMLLVYDPAGRISAKAAYNHPYFEPLLAQEQASAQTNGYYH
- a CDS encoding related to impact protein encodes the protein MATPNDLQELIRLFTARKMSMMAAMGQVKALQSKNLRSIAQIADAPLATVEEALSGDAKAAKSLHTACKNHEKKSGTKRGADDGMAPAEVKKPKLETHRRDLDYGSMSGDDLEASLELPSEEDEDIIRKTTILTNRAPLFLAFAVELLRYTMPEQPLSSRLSLAQAVVSANSRTKAISIGIEKAPPGGEEKAPEGQPKITIMNRPIPVLKRSGYTWSGSSQPASSNASSVTLQGSQPNPRGWTASQKLTSRGSVFIAHAIPITSPATRPAVFKSLMAEKPELETATHNAWAIRTSFGSSPLKQEASFDDGESGCGSFLLQQLRDLDISNTLVVLTRWYGGIMLGPDRWRLMKECLNDALSSQKRTSSLNGEPVWALNLEDKSPSTSTVGMPIHRPEGARNYILRAFAPADESGKKTVTAANEEKQENLGRVLGALRLLFSSWAGILSRDELDKRAWTWYMNLRPDVDAGPAGWGAKGTLNLGRILDLKRKETS